The following coding sequences are from one Lolium rigidum isolate FL_2022 chromosome 6, APGP_CSIRO_Lrig_0.1, whole genome shotgun sequence window:
- the LOC124660229 gene encoding uncharacterized protein LOC124660229: protein MPPPPPPQTVFLRRSAPDAASDEAAAVAIVEVEGGDGVDLAQVGRALGLDPATVRLNGYFLSRGSGHVSLSVTWGALLAFFAARGLPTGADPATPVAVHGRLAPSHLLTEPGAIRSSKRKSSLETENCSKKSKLQHHIEALSKCSEEILSDDITLGLKRRLRLDEATPSKKIKQVDYNSVNGEGREQPVKFSCSFINGHSKRLSDKEMVTSLLLKRVRTAM from the exons ATGCCTCCTCCCCCGCCACCTCAGACCGTGTTCCTGCGCCGGTCTGCGCCCGACGCCGCCTCCGACGAGGCGGCCGCGGTGGCGATCGTCGAGGTGGAGGGGGGCGACGGGGTGGACCTCGCGCAGGTGGGCCGCGCGCTGGGGCTGGACCCGGCCACCGTCCGCCTCAACGGCTACTTCCTCAGCCGCGGCTCCGGCCACGTCTCCCTGTCCGTCACCTGGGGCGCGCTCCTCGCCTTCTTCGCCGCGCGCGGGCTGCCCACCGGCGCCGACCCCGCCACGCCCGTCGCCGTCCACGGCAGGCTCGCACCTTCGCACCTGCTAACAG AGCCTGGAGCTATCCGGTCCTCAAAGCGAAAGTCCAGCTTGGAGACCGAAAATTGTTCCAAGAAGAGCAAACTCCAACATCACATCGAAGCTCTGTCTAAATGTAGCGAAGAGATACTTAGTGATGATATCACCCTTGGTTTGAAGAGAAGACTCAGATTGGATGAGGCTACTCCATCTAAGAAGATTAAACAAGTTGACTACAACTCAG TGAATGGAGAAGGAAGGGAGCAGCCAGTCAAGTTCTCTTGCAGCTTCATCAATGGGCACAGCAAGCGGCTGTCGGATAAGGAGATGGTCACGTCACTCCTGTTGAAGAGGGTCCGGACAGCCATGTAG